The Sinomonas sp. P10A9 genome includes a window with the following:
- a CDS encoding UDP-N-acetylglucosamine 1-carboxyvinyltransferase — MAQQTAETVGILLRDVRSHRGWTQGQLASELGTSQSAVARMEQGKQNLSLKMIQRIEDILGQRIVNIGPPKMTHLRVEGGHRLSGAVDVNTSKNAGVALLCASLINRGTTTLRRLARIEEVNRIVEVLTSIGVECTWLDAGVGEQPRDLQIRRPAVLNLEGMDVEAARRTRSVIMLLGPLLDESSEYRLPYAGGCDLGTRTVEPHMQALRQFGLDVEATAGFYTVRAPEADGADRSFVLSERGDTVTENAIMAAVHREGVTVIRNASPNYMVQDLCFYLQGLGVEIKGVGTTTLRIRGKARIDADIDYFPSEDPIEAMSLITAGIVTNSQITVRRVPIEFMEIELATLAQMGQQLEVSGEYTARNGLTRLVDVTVLPSELHAPADKIHPMPFPGLNIDNLPFFAVIAANATGQTMIHDWVYENRAIYLTELNRLGANIQLLDPHRIYVNGPTKWRAAEVGCPPALRPAACILLAMLAARGTSELRNIYVIERGYQDLAERLNSLGAKIEYFQD, encoded by the coding sequence ATGGCACAACAGACCGCTGAGACCGTCGGCATCCTCCTGCGTGACGTCCGCTCCCACCGGGGCTGGACTCAGGGACAGCTCGCCTCCGAACTGGGGACCAGCCAGAGCGCCGTCGCGCGCATGGAGCAGGGCAAGCAGAACCTCAGCCTGAAGATGATCCAGCGCATCGAGGACATCCTCGGCCAGCGGATCGTCAACATCGGGCCGCCCAAGATGACCCACCTGCGGGTCGAGGGCGGGCACCGGCTCTCGGGCGCTGTCGATGTCAACACGTCCAAGAACGCGGGCGTCGCCCTCCTGTGCGCCTCCCTCATCAACCGCGGAACCACCACCCTCCGTCGTCTGGCCCGGATCGAGGAGGTCAACCGGATCGTCGAGGTCCTGACCTCGATCGGCGTCGAGTGCACATGGCTCGACGCAGGCGTGGGCGAGCAGCCCCGTGACCTCCAGATCCGCCGCCCCGCCGTCCTCAACCTCGAGGGCATGGATGTCGAGGCGGCGCGCCGCACCCGCAGCGTGATCATGCTCCTCGGTCCGCTCCTCGACGAGAGCAGCGAATACCGTCTCCCGTACGCCGGCGGCTGCGACCTCGGCACCCGCACCGTCGAGCCGCACATGCAGGCCCTGCGCCAGTTCGGCCTTGACGTCGAGGCGACCGCCGGGTTCTACACCGTCCGTGCCCCCGAGGCCGACGGCGCTGACCGCTCCTTTGTGCTCTCCGAGCGCGGTGACACCGTCACCGAGAACGCCATCATGGCCGCGGTGCACCGCGAGGGCGTGACGGTGATCCGCAACGCGAGCCCGAACTACATGGTCCAGGACCTGTGCTTCTACCTGCAGGGCCTCGGTGTGGAGATCAAGGGCGTTGGAACGACCACGCTGCGTATCCGCGGCAAGGCACGGATCGACGCCGACATCGACTACTTCCCGTCCGAGGACCCGATCGAGGCGATGAGCCTCATCACGGCCGGGATCGTCACGAACTCGCAGATTACCGTGCGCCGGGTGCCCATCGAGTTCATGGAGATCGAGCTGGCGACCCTGGCACAGATGGGCCAGCAGCTCGAGGTCTCCGGCGAATACACGGCCCGCAACGGGCTGACGCGCCTTGTGGATGTCACGGTCCTCCCGTCCGAGCTGCACGCACCTGCGGACAAGATCCACCCCATGCCCTTCCCGGGGTTGAACATCGACAACCTGCCGTTCTTCGCGGTTATCGCCGCGAACGCGACCGGCCAGACGATGATCCACGACTGGGTCTACGAGAACCGCGCCATCTACCTCACCGAGCTCAACCGGCTCGGAGCGAACATCCAGCTCCTGGACCCGCACCGCATCTACGTCAACGGACCCACCAAGTGGCGGGCCGCGGAGGTCGGCTGCCCGCCGGCCCTGCGCCCGGCCGCCTGCATCCTCCTGGCCATGCTCGCTGCCCGCGGCACGAGCGAGCTGCGGAACATCTACGTGATTGAGCGCGGGTACCAGGACCTTGCGGAGAGGCTCAACTCGCTCGGCGCGAAGATCGAGTACTTCCAGGACTGA
- a CDS encoding VOC family protein — protein MFDISGSFSSFSAGDIEGARAFYGGTLGLETKDQMGGLLVTVPGGQTVFVYPKPNHEPATFTVLNFQVADLDAAIAQLAEVGVSLEKYPSTPEMPVDDRGVLRDPESGMGIAWFKDPAGNVLSITAG, from the coding sequence ATGTTCGATATCAGCGGATCATTCTCAAGCTTCAGCGCCGGTGACATCGAGGGGGCGCGCGCCTTCTACGGCGGCACGCTTGGACTCGAAACGAAGGATCAGATGGGCGGGCTGCTCGTCACCGTCCCGGGCGGGCAGACCGTGTTCGTGTACCCCAAGCCGAACCACGAGCCGGCCACGTTCACGGTCCTGAACTTCCAGGTCGCCGATCTGGATGCCGCCATTGCGCAGCTCGCTGAAGTCGGCGTGTCCCTCGAGAAGTACCCGTCCACGCCCGAGATGCCAGTCGACGACCGGGGCGTTCTGCGCGACCCGGAGAGCGGAATGGGCATCGCGTGGTTCAAGGATCCGGCGGGCAACGTCCTCTCGATTACTGCAGGGTAG
- a CDS encoding energy-coupling factor transporter transmembrane component T family protein — MSADTPGAANVGSAGILTPDVANSTLARANPVAKLAAGLCVTIALLFSVDWVSATVALVCELALVPLLGVRPGTLLRRTWPLIVAAGLAAYSTALLGAKTGPVWLQLGPVTFTEHSVLAGAAIGLRGLAIALPGVFLLFSTDPTDLADGLAQKLRLPVRFVLGALAGMRLVGLLVDEWRTLGLARRARGVGSGHSLPARFRAFLGQAFALLVQAIRRATRLAVAMEARGFGGIVDGKPAPRTWARESNFSRLDAWVIAGGAAIAALAVCAAVALGTWNVVWG; from the coding sequence ATGAGCGCTGACACGCCGGGCGCGGCCAATGTGGGAAGTGCGGGCATCCTGACCCCGGACGTTGCGAACTCGACGCTCGCCAGGGCGAATCCGGTGGCGAAGCTCGCGGCGGGCCTGTGCGTCACCATTGCGCTCCTGTTCAGCGTGGACTGGGTGTCCGCGACGGTGGCGCTCGTGTGCGAGCTCGCGCTCGTCCCGCTGCTCGGCGTGCGCCCCGGGACCCTGCTCAGGCGCACGTGGCCGCTGATCGTCGCCGCGGGGCTGGCCGCATACTCGACCGCACTGCTCGGTGCCAAGACCGGACCGGTATGGCTACAGCTTGGGCCCGTCACGTTCACCGAGCACTCGGTCCTCGCCGGGGCCGCGATCGGGCTGCGCGGCCTCGCGATCGCCCTGCCCGGCGTGTTCCTCCTGTTCTCGACCGATCCGACCGACCTCGCCGACGGCCTCGCCCAGAAGCTGCGCCTGCCGGTGCGGTTCGTGCTCGGGGCGCTGGCCGGGATGCGCCTCGTGGGGCTCCTCGTCGACGAGTGGCGCACGCTCGGGCTCGCGCGGCGCGCCAGAGGAGTGGGGAGCGGGCACAGCCTCCCGGCCCGGTTCCGTGCGTTCCTCGGGCAGGCGTTCGCGCTCCTGGTCCAGGCCATCCGCCGGGCCACGCGGCTCGCCGTCGCGATGGAGGCGCGGGGCTTCGGCGGCATCGTCGACGGGAAGCCCGCGCCGCGGACCTGGGCCCGCGAGTCGAACTTCTCGCGCCTCGACGCGTGGGTGATCGCCGGGGGAGCCGCGATCGCCGCGCTCGCCGTGTGCGCCGCCGTCGCGCTCGGCACCTGGAACGTGGTGTGGGGATAG
- a CDS encoding ABC transporter ATP-binding protein yields MSGNRPAGVKARGWGWRHAGRKAFAVDGVDLDIAPGERILLLGASGAGKSTLLHALAGVLGAAEEGEERGQLTIDGVPAPLARGRAGLVLQDPDGQIAMARVGDEVAFGCENLAVPREEIWPRVHRALDDVGLAVPLDHPTSSLSGGQKQRLALAGILAMEPGLVLLDEPTANLDPAGVDEVRDAVRRSLDRTGATLVVVEHRVSVWSGLVDRVVVLDAAGGVAADGTPDAVLAEPDARRRLAAMGVWVPGWHPLTGEGPVRPLRESRSDWQPGAAGEAAASGAGNDGSGSHSSGPRAANGHRSGSTPSHDALLAAGGLAVGRARKAAPVVAGIDLALHEGRSVSVTGPNGAGKSTLALTLAGLLPALGGRLEALAPLARGAGPSPHRWRSSELVTRIGSVFQEPEHQFLTPRVIDELEFGPRRVARMKEAQVRAAVDPLLERLRLTQLAGANPFTLSGGEKRRLSVATMLATSPRILMLDEPTFGQDALTWAELVKLLAELLGQGTSLLSVTHDEDFTAALSDSVYRVDSGRAALVGAAA; encoded by the coding sequence GTGAGCGGGAACAGGCCTGCGGGCGTGAAGGCCCGCGGGTGGGGCTGGCGCCACGCGGGCCGGAAGGCCTTCGCCGTGGACGGGGTGGATCTGGACATCGCCCCCGGCGAACGGATCCTGCTGCTCGGGGCGTCCGGTGCCGGCAAGTCCACCCTCCTGCACGCCCTCGCCGGGGTCCTCGGTGCCGCGGAGGAGGGCGAGGAACGCGGCCAGCTCACCATCGACGGCGTGCCCGCGCCGCTCGCGCGCGGGCGGGCGGGGCTCGTCCTCCAGGACCCGGACGGCCAGATCGCGATGGCCAGAGTCGGCGACGAGGTGGCCTTCGGCTGTGAGAACCTCGCCGTGCCGCGCGAAGAGATCTGGCCCCGAGTGCACCGTGCCCTCGACGACGTGGGCCTCGCCGTCCCCCTCGACCACCCCACATCCTCCCTCTCCGGCGGCCAGAAGCAGCGCCTTGCCCTCGCCGGGATCCTCGCGATGGAGCCCGGCCTCGTCCTCCTCGACGAACCCACCGCGAACCTCGACCCCGCAGGCGTCGACGAGGTGCGCGATGCCGTGCGCCGCAGCCTCGACCGCACCGGGGCGACGCTCGTGGTCGTCGAGCATCGCGTCTCCGTCTGGTCGGGGCTCGTGGACCGCGTCGTGGTGCTCGACGCCGCCGGAGGAGTGGCCGCCGACGGCACACCGGACGCTGTGCTCGCCGAACCGGACGCACGACGTCGGCTGGCCGCCATGGGTGTCTGGGTGCCGGGGTGGCATCCGCTCACCGGCGAGGGGCCGGTGCGGCCGCTGCGCGAATCCCGATCAGACTGGCAGCCCGGCGCCGCTGGCGAGGCCGCCGCGTCGGGGGCTGGCAATGATGGCTCCGGCTCCCACAGCTCAGGCCCCCGAGCGGCCAATGGCCACCGGTCCGGAAGCACCCCCTCCCACGATGCCCTGCTCGCGGCAGGAGGGCTCGCCGTCGGCCGTGCCCGGAAGGCGGCGCCCGTGGTGGCCGGGATCGACCTCGCGCTGCACGAGGGCCGGTCGGTGAGCGTGACCGGCCCGAACGGCGCCGGCAAGTCCACGCTCGCACTCACCCTCGCGGGGCTGCTGCCCGCGCTCGGAGGGCGTCTCGAGGCGCTCGCGCCGCTCGCGCGGGGTGCAGGCCCGAGCCCACACCGATGGCGTTCGAGCGAGCTCGTGACCCGGATCGGGAGCGTGTTCCAGGAGCCCGAGCACCAGTTCCTCACGCCGCGCGTGATCGACGAGCTCGAGTTCGGGCCGCGCCGCGTGGCCCGCATGAAGGAAGCTCAGGTGCGTGCCGCCGTCGACCCCCTCCTCGAGCGGCTGCGCCTGACCCAGCTTGCGGGGGCCAACCCCTTCACGCTCTCGGGCGGGGAGAAGCGCCGGCTCTCCGTCGCGACGATGCTCGCCACCAGCCCGCGCATCCTCATGCTCGACGAGCCCACGTTCGGCCAGGACGCCCTGACGTGGGCCGAGCTCGTGAAGCTGCTCGCCGAGCTCCTCGGCCAGGGCACGTCGCTGCTCTCCGTGACCCACGACGAGGACTTCACCGCGGCACTCTCCGACTCCGTGTACCGGGTGGATTCCGGCCGCGCCGCGCTCGTGGGGGCCGCGGCATGA
- a CDS encoding ECF transporter S component, with protein sequence MSGTTGTAPAKYTWRVVDIVVAAVVSVACGVIFWLWDQGYVGVEAATAAFAPLGGLYAGGWVIAGVLGGLIIRKPGAALFCEIVAAVVEALLGSQFGLAVLLSGLVQGAGAEAAFAIFRYRRWNLGVALLAGALSGLALGVSEVIIYFPEWEFGWQAVYTVLAVLSGAVIAGLLSWLAVRGLAKTGALSAFAAGRAADV encoded by the coding sequence ATGTCTGGAACCACTGGCACCGCGCCCGCCAAGTACACGTGGCGCGTCGTCGACATCGTCGTGGCCGCCGTCGTCTCGGTGGCTTGCGGTGTCATCTTCTGGCTCTGGGATCAGGGCTACGTGGGTGTCGAGGCCGCAACGGCCGCGTTCGCCCCGCTCGGCGGCCTCTACGCGGGCGGCTGGGTCATCGCGGGCGTGCTCGGCGGGCTCATCATCCGCAAGCCGGGCGCCGCGCTGTTCTGCGAGATCGTCGCAGCCGTGGTCGAGGCGCTCCTCGGCTCCCAGTTCGGCCTCGCGGTGCTCCTCTCCGGCCTCGTCCAGGGTGCCGGCGCCGAGGCTGCGTTCGCGATCTTCCGCTACCGCCGCTGGAACCTCGGCGTCGCGCTGCTTGCCGGCGCCCTCTCGGGCCTCGCGCTCGGCGTCTCCGAGGTCATCATCTACTTCCCCGAGTGGGAGTTCGGCTGGCAGGCTGTCTACACCGTGCTCGCCGTCCTCTCCGGTGCTGTCATTGCTGGCCTGCTGAGCTGGCTCGCTGTGCGGGGCCTCGCGAAGACGGGCGCACTCTCGGCGTTCGCGGCCGGGCGCGCTGCGGACGTCTGA
- a CDS encoding DUF4235 domain-containing protein: protein MSILIKLLGTAISIGAGIVATKLVDFAWEKGTGNKPPKDATNLEESLRDTLVFALVSAGVGAVIQTLAQRYTQRAIANFKKTPELT from the coding sequence ATGAGCATCCTCATCAAGCTCCTCGGTACGGCCATCAGCATTGGCGCGGGAATCGTTGCGACCAAGCTCGTCGACTTCGCATGGGAGAAGGGCACCGGGAACAAGCCTCCGAAGGACGCGACCAACCTCGAGGAGAGCCTGCGGGACACGCTCGTGTTCGCACTTGTCTCGGCCGGAGTGGGTGCCGTGATCCAGACTCTGGCGCAGCGGTACACGCAGCGCGCGATCGCAAACTTCAAGAAGACCCCCGAGCTCACCTGA
- the mnhG gene encoding monovalent cation/H(+) antiporter subunit G has translation MSADAVDTALTWTAAVLMVLGSAMSLAAAIGVLRFPDLITRMHSATKPQVFGSLLLLTAAGLQWRTWSLVPLLVVAWIFQLLTVPVSAHMVGRAGYRTKHYDRSRLSVDELEEVVARVEQEHGSEHDAP, from the coding sequence ATGAGCGCCGATGCCGTGGACACCGCCCTCACCTGGACCGCCGCCGTGCTGATGGTCCTCGGATCGGCGATGTCCCTCGCGGCGGCGATCGGGGTCCTGCGCTTCCCGGACCTCATCACGCGCATGCACTCCGCGACCAAGCCACAGGTCTTCGGGTCGCTGCTCCTTCTCACGGCCGCGGGCCTGCAGTGGCGCACGTGGTCCCTCGTGCCGCTGCTCGTGGTTGCCTGGATCTTCCAGCTCCTGACGGTCCCCGTCTCGGCACACATGGTGGGCCGTGCCGGCTACCGGACCAAGCACTACGACCGGTCGCGCCTCTCGGTCGACGAGCTCGAGGAGGTCGTGGCGCGGGTCGAGCAGGAACACGGATCGGAGCACGACGCCCCATAG
- a CDS encoding monovalent cation/H+ antiporter complex subunit F, translating into MSGASAMVMPWVLGICSVLLSLAAFGAILRMIKGPALLDRVLAADVLLAVVASALCVDMAANRHTNNIALVVAITIIGFIGSVTVARFVQDRRRP; encoded by the coding sequence ATGAGCGGGGCCAGCGCGATGGTGATGCCCTGGGTCCTCGGGATCTGCAGCGTGCTGCTCTCCCTTGCGGCCTTCGGCGCGATCCTCCGCATGATCAAGGGGCCCGCGCTGCTGGACAGGGTGCTCGCTGCGGACGTGCTCCTCGCGGTCGTCGCCTCGGCCCTGTGCGTCGATATGGCCGCCAATCGCCACACCAACAACATCGCACTCGTCGTGGCGATCACGATCATCGGCTTCATCGGCTCGGTCACGGTGGCACGGTTCGTGCAGGACAGGAGGCGCCCATGA
- a CDS encoding Na+/H+ antiporter subunit E, whose product MKQSRNPLRIEVPLLAWLVIIWGALWQDFSPGNLLFGAIIALIVTRLFYLPPVGLSGRFNVLHAVRYSFVFVWHVAVASFELLWLALAKGPRVRSAVVAVPLRSHTDLMVTATGHVTSLVPGSMVVDVDRANATLYVHFINVEDAAGAERVRREVLDAEAELIRIMGTKEELALVNEEHHLERMMSAERGEGGTR is encoded by the coding sequence ATGAAGCAGTCGAGGAACCCGCTGCGGATTGAAGTCCCTCTGCTCGCCTGGCTCGTGATCATCTGGGGGGCCCTGTGGCAGGACTTCTCGCCCGGGAATCTGCTGTTCGGCGCGATCATCGCGCTCATCGTGACCAGGCTCTTCTACCTTCCGCCCGTCGGGCTGAGCGGGAGGTTCAACGTACTGCACGCCGTGCGCTACTCGTTTGTGTTCGTGTGGCACGTCGCCGTCGCGAGCTTCGAGCTCCTGTGGCTCGCCCTTGCCAAGGGCCCGCGCGTCCGCAGCGCCGTCGTCGCCGTCCCCCTGCGCAGCCACACCGACCTCATGGTGACCGCGACCGGCCACGTCACCTCGCTCGTTCCGGGCTCGATGGTGGTCGACGTCGACCGGGCCAACGCGACGCTCTATGTCCACTTCATCAACGTCGAGGACGCCGCCGGTGCCGAGCGGGTACGCCGTGAGGTGCTCGACGCCGAGGCCGAGCTGATCCGCATCATGGGTACCAAGGAGGAGCTGGCGCTGGTCAACGAAGAGCACCACCTCGAGCGGATGATGTCCGCGGAGCGGGGCGAGGGAGGGACCCGATGA
- a CDS encoding Na+/H+ antiporter subunit D, with the protein MNIASLAPLAVALPILGAALAFLLLRQQRAQRTVTISVLALTLALEVLLLLSVWDGGTSAVTIGGWAPPFGITMVVDQFSSLMLVISTTVSLAVLVYATAQGVADGDKDGPISVFHPSYMILVAGVSNAFLAGDLFNLYVGFEILLTASYVLLTLGGTGPRIRAGVTYVVVSVVSSLLFLIAIAMVYAATGTVNMADLAVKLGQLDPGTQLLLHSMLLVGFGIKAAVFPLSLWLPDSYPTAPAPVTAVFAGLLTKVGVYAIIRTETLLFPGDALNVPLMVVALATMVVGILGALAQTDIKRLLSFTLVSHIGYMVFGVALGSVLGLAAAVFYVVHHITVQTSLFLVAGLVERRGGSSSIDRLGGLAKLSPVLALLYFLPAMNLSGIPPLSGFLGKLGLLQAGVQLGTPLAFVLVAAGVVVSLLTLLAMARVWSRVFWRRAEDALSPAPTLLQPAAANAMPVPMLSATAGLVVVGLALTVFAGPLYRLSEQAAGEMLDRSPYISAVLGTEASDAARAQFTPGGHR; encoded by the coding sequence GTGAACATCGCCAGCCTCGCACCGCTCGCCGTCGCCCTTCCGATCCTCGGGGCCGCCCTCGCGTTCCTCCTGCTGCGGCAGCAGCGCGCCCAGCGCACCGTCACCATCTCCGTGCTCGCGCTGACGCTTGCGCTCGAGGTGCTGCTCCTGCTCTCGGTGTGGGACGGCGGCACCTCTGCCGTGACGATCGGCGGGTGGGCCCCTCCGTTCGGCATCACGATGGTCGTGGACCAGTTCTCCTCGCTCATGCTGGTCATCTCGACCACGGTGAGCCTCGCCGTCCTGGTCTACGCCACGGCGCAGGGCGTGGCCGACGGGGACAAGGACGGTCCCATCTCGGTGTTCCACCCCAGCTACATGATCCTCGTGGCGGGCGTCTCCAACGCGTTCCTCGCCGGGGACCTCTTCAACCTCTACGTCGGGTTCGAGATCCTCCTCACCGCAAGCTACGTCCTCCTGACGCTCGGAGGGACGGGGCCGCGCATACGCGCGGGGGTGACGTACGTCGTCGTGAGCGTTGTCTCGTCGCTGCTGTTCCTCATTGCGATTGCCATGGTCTATGCCGCGACCGGAACCGTGAACATGGCGGACCTCGCGGTGAAGCTGGGCCAGCTGGACCCGGGAACGCAGCTGCTCCTGCACTCGATGCTGCTGGTGGGGTTCGGCATCAAGGCTGCCGTGTTCCCCCTGTCCCTGTGGCTTCCGGACTCGTACCCCACCGCACCGGCACCCGTCACGGCCGTGTTCGCGGGCCTCCTGACGAAGGTCGGCGTCTACGCGATCATCCGCACCGAGACGCTCCTCTTCCCCGGTGACGCGCTCAATGTCCCGCTCATGGTCGTGGCACTCGCCACGATGGTCGTGGGCATCCTGGGCGCCCTGGCCCAGACGGACATCAAGAGGCTCCTGTCCTTCACGCTCGTGAGCCACATCGGGTACATGGTCTTCGGCGTGGCCCTGGGCTCAGTCCTCGGGCTGGCCGCTGCAGTGTTCTACGTGGTGCACCACATCACCGTCCAGACCTCCCTCTTCCTCGTCGCGGGGCTCGTCGAGCGGCGCGGCGGTTCGTCGTCGATCGACCGGCTCGGCGGCCTCGCGAAGCTCTCGCCCGTGCTCGCGCTCCTCTACTTCCTCCCTGCGATGAACCTCTCGGGCATCCCACCGCTGTCCGGGTTCCTCGGGAAGCTCGGCCTCCTCCAGGCGGGCGTGCAGCTCGGTACGCCGCTCGCGTTCGTGCTCGTGGCCGCCGGCGTCGTCGTGAGCCTACTGACCCTGCTCGCGATGGCCCGCGTGTGGAGCCGCGTGTTCTGGCGGCGGGCCGAGGACGCCTTGTCACCCGCGCCCACGCTGCTCCAGCCGGCCGCGGCCAACGCGATGCCGGTGCCGATGCTCAGCGCGACGGCGGGACTCGTCGTCGTCGGCCTCGCCCTCACGGTGTTCGCTGGGCCGCTGTACCGGCTCAGCGAACAGGCTGCGGGGGAGATGCTGGACCGTTCGCCGTACATCTCCGCTGTCCTCGGCACGGAGGCGTCGGACGCCGCACGGGCCCAGTTCACCCCGGGAGGCCACCGATGA
- a CDS encoding Na(+)/H(+) antiporter subunit C, whose product MTINLTLTVVAGLLFAAGIYLLLERSLTRVLLGLMLLTNGANVLLLATGGKAGLAPLIVKGADPSAYNDPLPQALILTSIVISFAVTAFMLALIYRTWQLGRGDIVADDIEDRRVAAQPSWHAEDDADVPVDLSEFPIPEAAAAADREALAMLDPRTHAAQRKEATRE is encoded by the coding sequence ATGACCATCAACCTCACCCTGACGGTCGTCGCCGGACTCCTGTTCGCCGCCGGCATCTACCTGCTGCTCGAACGGTCGCTCACCCGGGTGCTCCTGGGGCTCATGCTCCTGACCAACGGCGCGAACGTCCTCCTGCTCGCGACCGGGGGCAAAGCCGGGCTCGCCCCGCTGATCGTCAAGGGTGCTGACCCCTCCGCGTACAACGACCCGCTGCCGCAGGCCCTCATCCTGACCTCGATCGTGATCTCGTTCGCTGTGACGGCCTTCATGCTCGCCCTCATCTACCGGACGTGGCAGCTTGGCCGGGGGGACATCGTCGCGGACGATATCGAGGACCGCCGCGTGGCCGCGCAGCCCAGCTGGCATGCGGAGGACGATGCCGACGTTCCCGTCGACCTCTCGGAGTTCCCCATCCCCGAGGCCGCTGCCGCCGCGGACCGCGAGGCGCTCGCGATGCTCGATCCGAGGACCCACGCGGCACAACGGAAGGAGGCCACGCGAGAGTGA